In the Helianthus annuus cultivar XRQ/B chromosome 11, HanXRQr2.0-SUNRISE, whole genome shotgun sequence genome, one interval contains:
- the LOC110889771 gene encoding glutaredoxin-C13, translating into MEKIQALTSQNGVVIFTKSTCCLCYAVTILFQELRVNPIVYEIDQHPEGREMEKSLPKQGCNTVPAVFIGGKLVGSTNEVMSLHLSGSLIPLLKPYQSLS; encoded by the coding sequence ATGGAGAAGATACAAGCATTGACATCACAAAATGGAGTTGTGATTTTCACCAAGAGCACATGTTGCTTGTGTTATGCTGTCACCATTCTCTTCCAAGAACTTAGGGTGAACCCTATAGTTTATGAAATCGACCAACATCCTGAAGGAAGGGAGATGGAGAAGTCACTTCCTAAACAAGGGTGTAACACTGTGCCGGCTGTGTTCATAGGTGGCAAGCTTGTCGGGTCCACCAACGAGGTCATGTCCCTCCACCTAAGCGGCTCGCTCATTCCACTGCTGAAACCATATCAGTCACTATCTTAA
- the LOC110887873 gene encoding uncharacterized protein LOC110887873, with product MTDTNEDEATQQERLKIMISEEIGRAMQASIPHLAQEVEGHVLEVVETMMAGKMEELKGMISEVQGKKGTRKCTYKEFMACNPLPFKGEIDPIACQRWIASTEAVFIWSHCEKEDQVMFATGLLQLRAKDWWDVYSKEIGEEKVQVLTWQEFKEPFLKYHSPQSAIDKIQEDFLHLRQKDETIDEITNVFLDKLKFCKDIAGTERMKINRYYGMLKAEYREFIIPAKCETLNELIDLARDREIEIRRQAERGEKRVSENVSSSSPSKKPKFQDQSKKDKAKGSVPKCKTCGKLHMGECLKGKKGCYNCGQEGHPYYRCPNPSRTCYNCFQPGHIKAECPKLQQKTDKEARKEEAPRAKGKMFQITTKEAKDHPNVVSGIFSLNSMPTYMLFDTGASRSFVSSELVSHPSFKIERLHVPLEVEIADSKSYLLHEVCRDCEIIIEDEKFAIDLIPMILGEFKVIVGMDWLAKHQAEIQCEKKVIHVLTSEGKRVSIQGERNINSKLCSIVQAYKYVRNGSKAFLTYVVDTKQNTPKIEEVEVVNEFLDVFPKIYRGFHQNAKWISRLNCTLMPNP from the coding sequence ATGACGGATACGAATGAGGATGAAGCCACGCAACAAGAGCGACTGAAAATTATGATCTCGGAAGAGATTGGAAGGGCAATGCAAGCAAGTATTCCTCATTTAGCCCAAGAAGTAGAAGGTCATGTGCTGGAAGTGGTAGAAACAATGATGGCGGGTAAGATGGAAGAGTTGAAGGGAATGATTAGCGAAGTGCAAGGAAAGAAAGGAACTCGCAAATGCACATACAAAGAATTTATGGCGTGCAACCCGTTACCGTTCAAAGGAGAAATTGATCCTATAGCGTGCCAAAGGTGGATTGCAAGTACTGAAGCGGTGTTCATATGGAGTCATTGTGAGaaggaggatcaagtgatgttcgCCACCGGTTTGCTACAACTCCGAgctaaagattggtgggatgTTTATAGTAAAGAGATTGGGGAAGAAAAAGTTCAAGTCTTGACATGGCAAGAGTTCAAGGAACCTTTTCTAAAGTACCACAGTCCGCAATCTGCCATTGACAAGATCCAAGAAGATTTCTTACATCTTCGTCAGAAAGATGAAACCATTGATGAAATCACCAACGTGTTCCTTGACAAGCTGAAGTTCTGTAAAGATATAGCAGGAACGGAAAGAATGAAGATAAACCGTTATTACGGTATGTTGAAGGCTGAATATCGGGAGTTCATAATTCCCGCTAAATGTGAAACTTTGAATGAGCTCATTGACTTGGCCCGAGATAGGGAGATTGAAATAAGAAGACAAGCAGAAAGAGGCGAAAAGAGAGTATCTGAAAATGTTTCCAGCTCGAGCCCTTCAAAGAAACCAAAATTTCAAGATCAAAGCAAGAAGGATAAGGCGAAGGGTAGTGTTCCGAAATGCAAAACGTGTGGAAAGTTACACATGGGGGAGTGTTTGAAAGGGAAGAAGGGCTGTTACAATTGTGGTCAAGAGGGACACCCATACTATAGGTGTCCTAATCCTTCAAGAACGTGTTACAACTGTTTCCAACCGGGTCATATTAAGGCTGAGTGTCCCAAGCTTCAACAGAAAACCGATAAGGAAGCAAGAAAGGAGGAAGCCCCAAGAGCTAAGGGGAAGATGTTTCAGATCACAACCAAGGAAGCGAAGGACCACCCGAATGTTGTAtcaggtatattctcattgaacTCGATGCCTACGTACAtgttatttgataccggtgccaGTAGATCGTTTGTATCAAGTGAATTAGTGTCACACCCCTCCTTTAAAATCGAAAGACTGCATGTACCATTAGAAGTAGAAATAGCCGATAGTAAGAGTTATTTGTTGCACGAAGTTTGTAGAGATTGTGAAATAATCATTGAAGACGAGAAGTTTGCCATTGACCTTATTCCCATGATATTGGGGGAATTTAAGGTTAtagttggcatggattggctagCTAAACATCAGGCCGAAATTCAATGTGAGAAGAAGGTAATTCATGTGTTAACATCGGAAGGAAAACGAGTAAGCATACAAGGGGAAAGGAATATCAACTCGAAGCTTTGTTCTATAGTCCAAGCATACAAGTACGTACGAAATGGAAGCAAGGCATTTCTAACTTACGTGGTGGATACTAAGCAGAATACCCCTAAGATAGAAGAGGTTGAAGTCGTGAACGAGTTTCTTGATGTTTTTCCGAAGATTTACCGGGGCTTCCACCAGAACGCGAAGTGGATTTCAAGATTGAATTGTACCCTGATGCCAAACCCGTAG